DNA from Actinoplanes sp. SE50/110:
CGGACTCGCCGGCGCCCTTCTGCCAGTAGCCGACGAAGACCTCCGGCGCGGCCTCGTGGTGCTCCTCGAACCAGCCGCGCAGGGCGGCGGCGTCCGGGAAGAACTGCGGTTCGGCCATCGGAACAGGGTAGGGCGGCCGGACCCGGCCGCCCTACCCTGTTTTCCCGCCCGGCCGTGCCCGCCTACTTGTCGGCGGTGGGCGTCACCACGACCGCCGTCTCGGCCAGCTCCAGCTGCTCGTTCTCCGCCTCACGCTCCAGCGCGGCCCGGGTGGTGGTGGCTGCGGCCCAGCCGGCCGCCAGGCCCAGCAGGCCGATCGCGGCGAGCAGGCCCCACGGGCGACCCGGCTTGCGGCCGGCCAGCGCGTTGGCCGCGGCGGTGGCCCGCGACCTCGCCTCGTCGGCGACCCGGTGCCCCTGCTTGTTCACCTTGGCAGCCTTGCCGGCCGCCGCCTTCCGTCCCTGGCGGGCGGCCTTGCGAGCCTCACCGGCCTGGTCCTTGGCGGTCTCGCCGGCGCTCGCCACGGCGGCCGACAGGTACTCCCAGGCCTGACCCGCGGTCCGTTCCGCCCGGTTCTTCCTCGTCGCGAACATCCTCGGTTACCTCCTGCGCTCGCCCAACCCGCCGTCTCCTGTCCCCGGAGCGTCTCCTGCCCCGCTGCGGGAAACGGCAAACGTCGGGCCCGACCTCATCACGTTTCGAAAACGATTTGACCGGCCGCAGTACTGTTGACCTCGCTCACACGGGCCACTCAGGTGTCTAACAGGTTCGGGGCCTAACCTTTCGGTCAGTTTCACCGAACCTTCCGGGGGTAGTCCATCCCGCCCTGCTCCAGGGTGGGCTGTGACGACCCGCGATACAGAGGAAAAACGCCCGGAACGATCCGGGCGGGTGGAGGGAAGAGGCGTGACGCTGTCGATAACGACGTCGACGCTGGCTGACGGCGCCGTCGAGGTGTCGCCGCGCGGCGAGATCGACGTCGAGAACGCGTACGAGATCCGTGAGGCTGTCGCGGCCCAGCTGGCCGACGGCTCACCGGCCCGCATCGAGCTCAACATGCAGCACGTGACCTTCATCGACTCCGTGGGCATCAGCGCGCTCGTGGCGGCCTTCCAGCTCGCCGGGGTCGGCGGGGTCAAGGTCGTCGTCACCCATCCGAGCCGGTTCGCGCACCGGCAGCTGTGGGTGACCGGGCTGCTGGGTCTGTTCGGCAACCCGGCCCCGCACGAGGACGATGCGGCGCTCTCCGGCGCCTGACGTTCTGCTTCCTGGGACGCTGTGGGGTTGATCACCCCGATACTTCTGGCCCGCGATCGGCTTCCGCCGGTCGCGGGCTTTTTCTCGGCCGATGAAGCGCACTACCGGGCTGACGCAGGGCACGGCCGGGTCGATGAGGCGCACCACCGGGCCGATGAAGCGCACCACCGGGCTGATGCAGGGACCACCGGGCTGATTGCAGTGCGCCACCAGGCTGATGCAGGGCAGGGCCGGCCAATGAAGCGCACCGCCGGTCAGATCGCCGGGGTCTGGATGCGGATCCCGTCGACGTTGATCCGGATCGTGGTGTCCTCGTGCGGCGCCCGCAGCG
Protein-coding regions in this window:
- a CDS encoding STAS domain-containing protein, with the translated sequence MTLSITTSTLADGAVEVSPRGEIDVENAYEIREAVAAQLADGSPARIELNMQHVTFIDSVGISALVAAFQLAGVGGVKVVVTHPSRFAHRQLWVTGLLGLFGNPAPHEDDAALSGA